The Candidatus Acidiferrales bacterium DNA window TCCCGCAGAGCGGGACGGCGACCAAAATCGAACGAACCCAATCGGGTGGGGCCTGCCGGCAGCGCGGCATCACATGCTTTCAGCACCCGCGCGACGCTCGACCGGAGGAACGATGGCGCGGCTTTGCCCCTCTTTGCTGCGAAACAACTCGATGGCTTTCCTCAGGATGGGATCTTCCTGGGGTGGTTCGCCGCGGAGCTCGGGCTGAGCTTGGGGAATGTTCTCATCGAGCAGGGCAACGTTGTCCTCGCTTTCTGTCTGCACGACCACGGTGGGCATTATGCCGTTTTCTTGAATCGCCTTGCCGGCCGGCGAGTAGTATTTGGCTACCGAAAGAATCAGAGCCGAGCCGTCATCGAGGGGAATGAGCTTTTGCGTGGATCCAATGCCCCAGCTCCGCTCGCCGATCGCCTCGCCGCGGCGATGGTCGAGCACCGCTGCCGCCACGATCTCGGCGGGGCCGGCGGTACCAGCGTCGATGAGAACCTCGAGCGGGTGCGGCCAGGCAACGCGGGAAGCTTCCGCCGTGAACTCCTCGCGGGGCACCGTCTGCCCGCGCCGCGAAGTGATCACGCCCTTCTCGATAAAGAGTCGAGCCACCTCGATGGCCTCATCCGGGTCGCCGGCGGCGCAGTCGCGCAGGTCGAAGATCAATTTGCGCGCGCCCGCCTTTTCGAGTTGCTGCAATTTGTTCCGCAACTCCTCGGCCCGACCCTTGTCGAGCGAAAGCACTTTCACCCGCGCCAAGTCGCTCGCCCCGCCGAGGCGGAGCTCCACGCCCATAGGCGGCGTTGGCACTTCGGCGCGGACAAGGTCCAGGGGCTGCGATTCCGAGCGACCTCGCCGGATAACCGCCATCCTCACCGGCGTCC harbors:
- a CDS encoding S41 family peptidase, which produces MSRRFKFVVLGLSALILSYSVLGHVLSKSANEGAYRQLTVFSQVLNRIKTDYVDDPSLPTVTVGALHGLLESLDPYSGYLSPREYTEFQKRQHNGKASLGAVFSKRFGYLAVVAVVPGGPAARAGLRTGELIETVEGFSTRDMSIAQARQLLDGQPGTPVRMAVIRRGRSESQPLDLVRAEVPTPPMGVELRLGGASDLARVKVLSLDKGRAEELRNKLQQLEKAGARKLIFDLRDCAAGDPDEAIEVARLFIEKGVITSRRGQTVPREEFTAEASRVAWPHPLEVLIDAGTAGPAEIVAAAVLDHRRGEAIGERSWGIGSTQKLIPLDDGSALILSVAKYYSPAGKAIQENGIMPTVVVQTESEDNVALLDENIPQAQPELRGEPPQEDPILRKAIELFRSKEGQSRAIVPPVERRAGAESM